In one window of Leptospira sp. GIMC2001 DNA:
- a CDS encoding methylated-DNA--[protein]-cysteine S-methyltransferase, with amino-acid sequence MDHYSLIKKAIHYLEDNYQKNPSLEEISQYLGLSPTHFQKVFTEWAGVSPKKFQQFIHLVSAKKVLKGNSTTLLDASVDLGLSGTSRLHDLFVRWEGMTPGEFQSGGSGLSIFHSDFPSLFGHLFIASTDKGICFAQFTENPKEELDKLTNLYPQARLRNERNSHIINAMSFFDNPKNTLPEIKVHLRGTSFQLKIWEALLNIPLGKTTHYGELAKSIGNPQASRAVGTAIGKNPIALLIPCHRVIQSSGKIGEYHWGSDRKTMILGWEAIQD; translated from the coding sequence ATGGATCATTATTCATTAATAAAAAAAGCTATCCACTATCTGGAAGATAACTATCAAAAAAATCCCAGTCTAGAAGAAATTTCCCAATACTTAGGATTGAGTCCAACTCATTTTCAAAAAGTTTTTACAGAATGGGCAGGAGTAAGTCCCAAGAAATTTCAACAATTTATCCATTTAGTCAGTGCGAAGAAAGTCCTGAAAGGAAATTCTACAACTTTACTGGATGCATCTGTTGACCTTGGTCTATCTGGAACATCTAGATTGCATGATCTCTTTGTTAGATGGGAAGGAATGACTCCTGGAGAATTCCAATCAGGAGGTTCGGGTCTAAGTATTTTTCATTCTGATTTTCCAAGTCTATTCGGTCATCTATTTATCGCATCAACTGATAAAGGTATCTGCTTCGCTCAGTTTACTGAGAATCCGAAAGAAGAGTTGGACAAGTTGACGAATCTTTATCCGCAGGCACGACTCAGAAACGAAAGAAATAGCCATATAATCAATGCTATGTCTTTTTTTGATAATCCAAAAAATACTTTACCAGAGATAAAAGTTCATCTGCGAGGAACTAGCTTCCAATTAAAAATCTGGGAAGCTCTTCTAAATATCCCCTTGGGAAAAACGACTCACTATGGAGAATTAGCAAAGTCTATTGGCAATCCACAAGCTAGCCGAGCAGTTGGAACTGCTATCGGAAAAAATCCCATCGCATTATTGATTCCTTGTCACCGAGTCATTCAAAGCTCTGGGAAGATCGGAGAATATCATTGGGGATCGGATCGCAAAACAATGATTTTAGGTTGGGAAGCAATTCAAGATTGA
- a CDS encoding SH3 domain-containing protein, which produces MKNKFFDFKYFFISLIFLMIFGDGSLLSSDKVRYRVGVENLRLRNTPDINGKVLQTIKENEIVLSLGEMSKESIEVDIRGKKIKAPWVKVKTSNSLEGWVFLGALIESSNLESDLVIDYKRFLSNLKGNNCSNLALAQKEIILRMKNISNPEKDYLIYYLYEYYQKVIDETHYNFGNTQEFSILDQAAGGQWDKSKPYPDFLNKKLKELKICGIKPDSTEGSAYLREDEDYMVSLFSKSASPTMREYLVQSSKEIQEGFMEDAGLVISPRKVAERALFWESLKKKSIGFVFLENIQSNFNIYKLTLLFGSDNTPAFSHSNPRKLENDYKTTYEWIIQKHKSTEIGEVIFKYYDTLRKNNFLLQGEVKEIFDRGTF; this is translated from the coding sequence ATGAAAAACAAATTTTTCGATTTTAAATACTTTTTCATATCGCTAATATTCTTGATGATTTTTGGCGATGGCAGTCTTCTCAGCTCCGACAAAGTTCGATACAGAGTGGGAGTTGAAAATTTGCGCTTACGCAATACTCCCGATATAAACGGAAAAGTTCTCCAAACTATAAAAGAAAATGAAATCGTATTGAGCTTAGGGGAAATGTCCAAGGAATCGATTGAGGTTGATATTCGTGGAAAGAAAATTAAGGCTCCTTGGGTAAAAGTGAAAACCAGTAATTCCTTAGAAGGCTGGGTATTTCTAGGTGCTCTCATTGAATCATCTAACTTAGAGTCAGACTTAGTTATCGATTATAAAAGGTTCCTATCTAACCTCAAAGGGAATAATTGTAGTAATCTTGCGCTTGCCCAAAAGGAAATAATTTTAAGAATGAAAAATATTTCCAATCCTGAAAAAGATTATCTGATTTATTATTTGTATGAATATTATCAGAAAGTAATAGATGAAACTCACTATAATTTTGGAAATACTCAAGAGTTTTCCATTTTGGATCAGGCAGCAGGTGGGCAATGGGATAAATCCAAGCCTTATCCAGATTTTCTAAATAAAAAACTTAAAGAATTAAAGATCTGTGGAATAAAACCTGATTCTACGGAAGGATCAGCATATCTCCGAGAAGATGAAGATTATATGGTTTCACTATTCTCGAAATCTGCTAGTCCTACTATGCGAGAGTATCTAGTTCAATCTAGTAAAGAAATCCAAGAAGGTTTTATGGAAGACGCAGGTCTTGTTATTTCACCAAGGAAAGTTGCTGAGAGAGCATTATTCTGGGAAAGTCTTAAGAAAAAATCTATTGGATTCGTATTCTTAGAAAATATTCAGTCGAACTTTAACATCTATAAATTGACATTATTATTCGGTTCAGATAATACACCTGCATTTTCGCACTCTAATCCTAGAAAATTAGAAAATGATTATAAAACAACTTATGAATGGATTATACAAAAACATAAATCAACAGAAATTGGTGAAGTTATATTTAAATATTATGATACTCTAAGAAAAAATAATTTTTTACTGCAAGGCGAAGTTAAGGAAATATTTGATCGCGGAACTTTTTGA
- a CDS encoding LamG-like jellyroll fold domain-containing protein: protein MQNYKIIKLLLALSLFSCSLPSLQKSELESLSFLRFLDNQQNYTISFEVSGLLGSGLEIENNSESISVDENGTFTFANSYSKSTSYNVIVKTQPTSPPQNCTVEGGTGTIINGNVTSIQVVCGEGLLSISGIVNNLLGSGLEISNTTAGVTETVSITSTSFAFPPIPQNSSYQLAIVSQPTNPWQTCSITTPVSTTGTLTNADLSMVIDCVTDINPLSVQVVGIGALGTLGVGNELQIQVNGSEIIQFTGDTTLSFPTSLVSGSAYSLSILNAGGVITTGSCSIPSPNGTIAGPTNTVIVNCTAGYLAVGTVSIPGGTPSSIVGSGLVLSLTNTGGTAFATQNLNINAGDTTFSFPAAIPPGAQFQVTITTQPSSPIQACNVTGTGTGAPIFVSGNVNDLLISCALPLPELITVAGTFNNLVNVALNAPVTGANFRYTLGDGTGAQTDPTCASPDTTTTTIPITEAINHTIKVRQCRAGWPPSAVVASGSYNLKVADPSPVVATATGMDAGGTTGFTTTTTAITWFCQNSADSPTAPVDPVCGATPNVCTTGSNANFTHAGIDNKLVKVRACRENFTQSDIVNLSYPVNTYTIGGTISTLTTPFTLNSFVVQNNAADNTILSANGGYTFATAVASGVGYAVTILSSPTSPWQTCVLSNDTGTVSNANVTNVNISCSVNQYNLSGSISGPNAGNLLPGSSITIDPGAAVGAPFVLNSGDPIPTFNVNSGVALDYTITAQPQGQHCIFVNPTTVSGTVGGADITTLDINCVEGYHIGGSRIQKNPSLKFDYSVYQGEIADGPGSPVPGTAIGAIGVSRFNTPRGITFDGTYFYVMDRLNNRIVRINPADGFTNVFAGSLTNVGGWVDDVGTAARFNEPTGAVTDGTYIYNADHLGGHRIRRTRISSANVITLAGDTSSGFADGVGAIARFNSPYGLALQDHYLYIADRDNHRIRRLNLRSNEVTTFAGSGTAGTLDAIGTAANLNTPYDITIIGNYMYVACNAGNNIRRIDMTTQAVTTVAGDIAESAGHIDANGTAARLRGPHGLVTDGFDLYFVEFNTSHLVRRLEISSGNVTTIVGTPTLSGASNGVGANARMDQPAMIGTDGRALYVSSNHSIRKISNNKLKHRFPFAGNTIDYDSQTPNPPDAVWDGTPSYFNGRFGGANGSAFFDGTNRITASANITPAVENISVSLWVRWDGNTGPDANNLFFYLGSSTVADGFGLAMEGTGAGTDANKLRLIAGGVGIRTLGYRMVPNLWTHLTIKKTVSATKFKIYANGKLIGTEDILPNNITTTNLMIGGNLSNANYFRGAIADLRIYQRSINEGEVAELSRDASPGGVGTPYNSLGSPGLVAHYDLDTAGIVDSGPNSYVISNTIGTPGFSFGKDGMVNGGRRTRAGSYNSPNNPHGLPYGKSPRTICVWVKPEQLPTSDGQALPAFLYGFNNMNNSFGIGMSRIAGIQQVGILTGVNDYTVNYSLPLHVWTHLCGTYDGTNVTIFADGRQIGATLPAAALNTANGGVGSLHLGSWFGSDYYPGKIDDARLYNRVLTVNQIRNLASQIPEGLVARYDLQGDPNDSSGFNYHLTPFNGPTLSQDRMGNPNSAYTFNGTNQFMQNVNTNLPLPQGQDARSMCVWTRINQALATPTLKIAAAYGTSATGNAFILGASNLTATPIMRGCVFGAVCNPNVPNPLYTWYHICQTVNPTASPTAVKQYFNGKQVGAEDSTSYITSNSPLTIGAFNNNYEFPGQIDEVTIYNRELSADEVRALSGYNPIQVSTWSGTPAASSLKAYFQADSLSYLANNDLVTDWLDNSGVGNNISQGTAANQPSFVASGIGGKPTIRFVKANNHWLENAAATGVVGNSFTMFGVFAKELANSGGQIVFSIGSTCGNDKAFGYDWNVTNDFFLATYCGFAHSPTTRIAAINEPVIFAHSHADSINRSIFINGLQEYIDVAPMHTYSGNSYMSIGRRNQSGGSEYFGGIASEIIYFDGALSAINRNIIECYLSSKYGIPLDAGLNCD, encoded by the coding sequence ATGCAAAATTATAAAATCATAAAATTATTACTAGCTCTTAGCTTATTTTCATGCTCGCTTCCTTCTCTGCAGAAATCGGAATTAGAATCTTTGAGTTTTTTAAGATTTCTAGATAACCAACAAAATTACACAATCTCTTTCGAAGTATCTGGGCTTTTGGGTTCTGGGTTAGAAATTGAAAATAATTCTGAGTCAATCTCCGTTGACGAAAATGGAACATTTACTTTTGCAAATAGTTATTCCAAAAGTACATCCTACAATGTGATAGTAAAAACCCAACCTACATCTCCCCCGCAAAATTGTACAGTGGAGGGTGGTACGGGAACTATTATTAATGGCAATGTCACAAGTATTCAAGTTGTTTGCGGCGAGGGCTTACTTTCAATTTCTGGAATTGTAAATAATTTATTGGGTTCAGGATTGGAAATCTCCAATACAACAGCCGGAGTTACCGAGACTGTTTCCATAACTTCAACAAGCTTTGCCTTTCCTCCAATTCCCCAGAACTCATCATACCAACTTGCTATTGTCAGCCAACCAACTAATCCTTGGCAGACATGTTCAATCACAACTCCAGTCTCAACAACAGGGACATTGACGAATGCAGACCTTAGTATGGTCATAGATTGCGTAACGGATATAAATCCTCTTTCAGTTCAAGTAGTTGGAATTGGTGCACTCGGAACACTTGGCGTTGGTAATGAATTGCAGATCCAAGTGAATGGATCCGAAATCATTCAATTCACAGGTGATACAACACTTTCTTTTCCGACTAGTCTTGTCAGTGGATCTGCATATTCTTTATCTATCTTAAATGCTGGTGGTGTAATTACAACTGGATCTTGTTCAATACCTTCACCTAATGGAACCATTGCGGGACCAACCAATACTGTAATCGTAAACTGCACTGCAGGTTATTTAGCAGTGGGAACTGTGAGCATACCGGGAGGTACTCCGAGTAGTATTGTAGGAAGTGGTCTTGTTCTATCTCTGACAAATACAGGAGGAACGGCTTTTGCTACTCAAAACTTAAATATCAATGCCGGTGATACAACCTTTTCCTTTCCTGCTGCAATTCCTCCTGGCGCTCAATTCCAAGTAACGATCACAACTCAGCCATCTTCACCAATTCAAGCTTGTAACGTAACAGGTACTGGAACCGGTGCACCTATATTTGTTTCGGGAAATGTCAATGATCTATTGATTTCTTGCGCTCTACCTCTTCCAGAATTGATTACAGTAGCAGGAACTTTTAATAATCTTGTAAATGTCGCACTCAATGCTCCAGTAACTGGAGCTAACTTTCGTTATACTTTGGGAGACGGAACGGGCGCGCAAACTGATCCGACGTGTGCCTCGCCCGATACAACTACGACAACAATTCCAATAACAGAAGCAATCAATCATACCATCAAAGTTCGGCAATGTCGAGCAGGTTGGCCTCCTTCTGCGGTTGTCGCAAGTGGATCTTATAATCTAAAAGTTGCAGACCCATCACCTGTTGTTGCAACCGCAACGGGAATGGACGCTGGAGGAACAACAGGATTTACTACCACTACTACTGCGATTACTTGGTTTTGTCAGAACTCAGCTGATTCTCCAACAGCTCCAGTCGATCCCGTATGCGGAGCGACTCCCAATGTTTGCACGACAGGATCGAATGCTAACTTCACGCATGCGGGAATTGATAATAAACTCGTGAAAGTTCGTGCCTGTCGGGAAAATTTCACACAAAGTGATATTGTAAACTTATCCTATCCTGTTAACACATATACGATCGGTGGAACTATTTCGACATTGACGACACCATTTACTCTTAATAGCTTTGTCGTTCAAAATAATGCCGCAGATAATACGATATTATCAGCTAACGGTGGATATACTTTTGCGACAGCTGTTGCATCGGGAGTTGGTTATGCCGTGACAATACTGAGTTCGCCAACAAGTCCATGGCAGACTTGCGTCCTGAGTAATGATACAGGAACTGTTTCTAATGCGAACGTAACCAATGTCAATATTTCTTGTTCTGTAAACCAATACAATTTGTCAGGATCGATAAGTGGACCAAATGCAGGAAATCTACTTCCAGGTTCTTCAATAACAATTGATCCAGGTGCCGCAGTTGGCGCGCCCTTTGTTTTGAATTCTGGTGATCCTATACCAACCTTCAATGTAAATAGCGGAGTTGCTCTGGATTATACAATCACAGCTCAGCCCCAAGGACAACATTGTATATTTGTAAATCCTACGACGGTATCTGGAACTGTAGGGGGAGCGGACATCACTACCCTCGATATTAATTGTGTCGAAGGATATCATATAGGTGGAAGCAGAATCCAAAAAAATCCATCTCTAAAGTTCGATTACAGTGTCTACCAAGGAGAAATTGCTGATGGCCCTGGAAGCCCTGTACCTGGAACAGCTATAGGCGCAATAGGTGTTAGTCGGTTCAATACTCCACGTGGCATTACTTTTGACGGAACCTATTTCTATGTGATGGATAGACTTAATAATCGCATAGTTCGTATTAATCCAGCAGATGGATTTACAAATGTTTTCGCGGGATCGTTGACGAATGTCGGTGGCTGGGTTGACGATGTGGGAACTGCTGCGAGATTCAATGAACCTACGGGTGCTGTTACTGACGGAACCTATATCTACAATGCAGACCACCTAGGAGGGCATAGAATCAGAAGGACTCGAATATCGAGTGCTAATGTAATAACACTCGCAGGCGATACATCTAGTGGCTTCGCAGATGGTGTAGGAGCAATTGCGAGATTCAATAGCCCTTATGGATTGGCTCTACAAGATCATTATCTTTATATTGCCGATAGAGATAACCATCGTATCCGCCGCTTGAATTTGCGCAGCAATGAAGTTACCACATTTGCTGGATCTGGAACCGCAGGCACTCTTGATGCAATTGGAACTGCTGCCAACTTGAACACTCCTTACGATATCACTATTATTGGTAATTATATGTATGTAGCATGCAATGCTGGCAATAACATACGAAGAATTGATATGACGACGCAGGCAGTTACAACTGTTGCAGGAGATATTGCTGAGTCAGCTGGTCATATTGATGCGAACGGAACAGCCGCTAGACTGCGAGGTCCGCATGGTCTAGTTACGGACGGTTTTGATTTATATTTTGTTGAATTCAATACATCCCATTTGGTAAGAAGATTGGAAATAAGTTCGGGAAATGTCACTACAATCGTAGGAACCCCAACTTTATCGGGAGCGTCAAACGGAGTTGGTGCAAATGCAAGAATGGATCAACCTGCCATGATAGGCACTGATGGTCGCGCGCTCTATGTAAGCAGTAACCATTCCATACGAAAAATTTCCAATAATAAACTCAAGCATCGTTTTCCTTTTGCCGGGAATACTATAGATTACGATTCTCAAACTCCCAATCCTCCCGATGCAGTATGGGATGGAACACCCAGTTATTTCAACGGTAGATTTGGTGGAGCAAATGGATCGGCTTTTTTTGATGGAACCAATCGAATCACAGCCTCAGCTAACATCACTCCAGCTGTCGAAAATATTTCTGTGAGTTTATGGGTTCGTTGGGATGGAAATACTGGACCTGATGCCAATAATTTATTTTTCTATTTAGGCTCCTCAACTGTAGCCGATGGTTTTGGTTTGGCAATGGAAGGGACTGGTGCTGGAACTGATGCGAATAAACTAAGATTGATTGCAGGCGGAGTAGGAATTCGAACTTTAGGCTATCGAATGGTTCCAAACTTATGGACTCATCTAACGATCAAAAAGACTGTCTCTGCAACAAAATTCAAGATTTATGCGAATGGTAAATTAATTGGAACAGAAGATATTCTTCCCAATAATATAACAACCACTAACCTTATGATTGGCGGAAATCTTTCTAATGCAAATTATTTTAGAGGTGCCATAGCCGATCTAAGAATATATCAAAGATCGATCAACGAAGGAGAGGTCGCTGAGCTGTCTCGTGATGCATCGCCAGGCGGTGTCGGAACACCTTATAATAGTTTGGGCTCACCTGGACTAGTTGCTCATTATGATCTTGATACAGCGGGAATTGTAGACTCAGGACCAAATAGTTATGTCATATCGAATACAATTGGAACTCCAGGTTTCTCTTTTGGCAAAGATGGAATGGTTAACGGTGGCAGACGAACTAGAGCTGGAAGTTATAATTCACCGAACAATCCGCACGGTTTACCGTATGGAAAATCGCCAAGAACAATTTGTGTTTGGGTAAAACCTGAGCAACTTCCGACTTCAGACGGTCAAGCCCTTCCAGCTTTTCTCTACGGCTTCAATAACATGAATAATTCGTTCGGAATCGGAATGTCTAGAATTGCTGGAATTCAGCAAGTTGGAATTTTAACAGGTGTGAATGATTATACGGTCAATTATTCATTACCCCTTCATGTATGGACTCATCTATGTGGAACCTATGATGGAACTAATGTTACCATCTTCGCGGATGGTAGACAAATTGGAGCTACTCTTCCAGCAGCTGCTCTGAACACAGCAAATGGAGGAGTCGGATCCTTGCATTTAGGATCCTGGTTTGGATCGGATTATTATCCTGGCAAAATCGACGATGCGAGATTGTACAATCGCGTTCTTACTGTAAACCAAATTCGAAATCTCGCATCCCAGATTCCAGAAGGTCTTGTCGCTCGCTATGATTTACAAGGTGATCCAAATGATAGCAGTGGATTCAACTATCATCTAACACCATTTAACGGTCCAACTCTAAGTCAAGATCGAATGGGCAATCCCAATTCTGCCTATACATTCAATGGAACCAATCAGTTTATGCAAAATGTGAACACGAATCTTCCACTTCCCCAAGGACAAGATGCGAGGAGTATGTGTGTTTGGACACGTATAAACCAAGCATTGGCTACACCTACTTTAAAGATTGCGGCTGCGTATGGAACAAGTGCTACAGGAAATGCATTCATATTAGGTGCAAGTAACCTAACCGCAACACCTATAATGAGAGGTTGTGTTTTTGGAGCTGTTTGCAACCCAAATGTTCCAAACCCACTGTATACATGGTATCACATTTGCCAGACCGTAAATCCAACAGCTTCACCAACAGCCGTAAAACAATACTTTAATGGAAAACAAGTAGGGGCAGAAGATTCAACAAGCTATATCACATCAAATTCTCCTTTAACAATTGGAGCATTTAATAATAATTATGAATTCCCGGGTCAAATTGACGAAGTGACAATATACAATCGAGAATTGAGCGCAGATGAAGTAAGAGCATTATCTGGTTACAATCCGATTCAAGTTTCAACTTGGTCTGGAACACCAGCTGCCAGTTCCTTAAAAGCATATTTTCAAGCAGATAGCCTTAGTTATCTAGCAAACAATGACCTTGTAACCGATTGGCTAGACAATAGCGGAGTTGGCAACAATATCTCGCAAGGTACTGCAGCAAACCAGCCTAGTTTTGTCGCATCGGGAATAGGTGGCAAACCTACTATACGATTCGTGAAAGCAAACAATCACTGGCTAGAAAATGCTGCGGCAACCGGCGTAGTTGGAAATAGTTTTACTATGTTTGGAGTTTTTGCCAAGGAACTTGCTAATAGCGGTGGGCAAATTGTTTTCAGTATTGGTTCAACTTGTGGCAATGACAAAGCGTTTGGATATGATTGGAACGTAACTAATGATTTTTTCCTAGCAACCTATTGCGGGTTTGCACATTCACCAACGACTCGAATAGCGGCAATCAATGAACCAGTTATTTTCGCACATAGCCATGCTGATTCGATAAATAGATCTATTTTTATAAATGGTCTTCAAGAATACATAGATGTTGCTCCAATGCATACCTATAGTGGAAACTCCTATATGTCTATTGGTAGAAGAAATCAATCGGGGGGGAGCGAATATTTTGGTGGAATAGCTTCAGAAATAATCTATTTTGATGGTGCTTTAAGTGCGATAAATCGAAACATAATAGAATGTTATCTCTCATCCAAGTATGGAATTCCTTTAGATGCTGGTCTCAACTGTGATTGA
- a CDS encoding polyprenyl synthetase family protein produces the protein MNISLAIKKVDSTLDSLIREDLKILRDVKKHVIESGGKRIRPLTHLLLCDILEYTGKEQWIVASITELIHAASLLHDDVVDQADTRRGKKTVGALHGNKTAILAGDFLLACGIERLNKLRNPLLMDSFTEVIRDLAVSELLQMQWEKNPKITLQTYEQIIYGKTASLFGAATECVGILKGWDRKKSKSLREFGITMGRIFQKRDDLLDYFTDSKTSGKVFLKDFHNKLYTYPIIFLRDKALRKDRELIVQSINASNEKKILELLEGYEVEKLIMEEIEKDIMYLIRYLDQFPDSKSKSIMKEQLNKLI, from the coding sequence TTGAACATCAGTTTAGCGATAAAAAAGGTGGATTCCACCTTAGATTCATTGATTCGCGAGGATCTAAAAATTCTTCGTGATGTCAAAAAACATGTTATTGAATCTGGCGGCAAAAGAATTCGCCCGCTAACTCATTTACTTTTATGTGATATATTAGAATATACGGGAAAAGAGCAATGGATAGTTGCGTCGATCACAGAATTGATTCACGCTGCAAGTCTTCTGCATGATGATGTTGTTGACCAAGCTGACACTAGACGTGGCAAAAAAACCGTTGGAGCATTGCATGGGAACAAAACTGCAATACTCGCAGGTGATTTTCTCCTAGCCTGTGGTATAGAAAGACTCAACAAACTGCGGAATCCATTATTGATGGATTCATTTACAGAAGTTATACGAGATCTTGCAGTAAGTGAGTTATTGCAAATGCAATGGGAGAAAAATCCCAAAATCACACTCCAAACCTATGAGCAGATCATTTATGGCAAGACTGCTTCCTTATTTGGAGCAGCCACTGAGTGCGTTGGTATTCTAAAAGGTTGGGATCGCAAAAAATCCAAATCTTTAAGAGAGTTTGGAATTACAATGGGAAGGATCTTCCAGAAGCGAGATGACTTATTAGATTATTTTACAGACTCCAAGACTAGTGGCAAAGTATTCTTAAAAGATTTCCATAATAAATTATATACATACCCAATCATTTTTCTTCGAGACAAAGCGTTGAGAAAAGACCGTGAACTAATTGTACAATCTATTAATGCAAGTAATGAGAAAAAGATTCTGGAACTATTGGAAGGTTATGAAGTAGAGAAACTGATTATGGAAGAAATTGAAAAAGACATAATGTATCTGATCCGTTATCTCGATCAATTTCCTGATTCCAAATCCAAATCTATCATGAAAGAGCAGCTCAATAAATTAATTTAA
- a CDS encoding transglutaminase-like domain-containing protein, with amino-acid sequence MKPSDIQPIPIEELGHLFYELEFSAKDKKHEILRNISTLVPWQHSILSAIDNLKDPILRSSSRNYARLIQTERTYHRYMQIASRPLSRNYEDLEEGVFLLSELGDPNASYLELKEYLDRVANRIEDLFRENHLILSDEAKVQILIRVLVEEEGLSGDQDRYDLPENSYLSQVIRTKIGIPISLSVIYILVGKRLGLPLYGTNMPFHFLLFYDSPDYTTYIDPFHGGVLLDRNTCEKFLESHGFDPTQKYFARTSTSSILKRMFRNLINIYRKTGWKEMEELLSIYQQVLDKKRF; translated from the coding sequence ATGAAGCCTTCTGACATTCAACCAATTCCTATAGAAGAGCTTGGTCATCTCTTCTATGAATTAGAATTTTCAGCCAAGGACAAAAAGCACGAAATACTTCGCAATATTTCCACTCTGGTTCCTTGGCAACATTCCATTCTAAGCGCAATTGATAATTTAAAAGATCCAATTCTAAGATCTAGCTCAAGAAATTATGCAAGATTGATTCAGACAGAACGCACTTATCATCGCTATATGCAAATTGCAAGCAGACCTTTATCCAGAAACTATGAAGATTTGGAAGAAGGAGTATTCCTCTTATCAGAATTAGGTGATCCCAACGCATCGTATCTTGAATTAAAAGAATATTTGGATCGGGTTGCGAATCGTATCGAAGATTTATTTAGGGAGAATCATTTAATTCTTTCTGATGAAGCTAAGGTTCAGATTCTGATTCGAGTTTTAGTCGAAGAAGAAGGATTGTCTGGAGACCAAGATCGATATGATTTGCCTGAGAATTCTTACTTAAGTCAAGTAATAAGAACAAAAATCGGAATCCCAATTTCGCTTTCCGTAATCTACATATTAGTTGGAAAAAGGTTAGGACTTCCGTTGTACGGGACGAATATGCCTTTTCATTTTTTGCTATTCTATGATTCGCCTGATTATACGACCTATATCGATCCATTCCATGGTGGAGTTCTCTTAGATCGCAATACTTGTGAGAAATTTCTTGAATCGCATGGGTTTGATCCTACTCAGAAATACTTTGCTCGAACGAGTACATCATCAATATTGAAAAGAATGTTTCGTAACTTAATTAATATCTATCGAAAAACGGGCTGGAAAGAGATGGAAGAATTGCTCTCAATATACCAGCAGGTACTAGATAAGAAAAGGTTTTAG
- a CDS encoding transketolase produces MDEIKSIQEFAKNIRIQIIKMVTAAKSGHPGGPLGLADIYAVLYKKVLKHDPKNPNWEGRDRLILSNGHVCAVRYAAMGLSGYFPEEDLLTFRNINSRLQGHPSTRYMEGLESSSGSLGQGLSVSVGLALGARLKGEKHKIYTCISDGECGEGMTWEAAQSAVHYKTDNLIAFMDRNFIQIDGNTEEVMRLEPLGEKFRTFGWNVIDANGHNVSEIIEAFEKAATHKGSPTLIVFKTTLGKGVSYMENQPKWHGTPPSKEQEEEALKELVHS; encoded by the coding sequence ATGGACGAAATCAAAAGCATTCAAGAATTTGCAAAGAATATCAGAATTCAGATTATCAAAATGGTGACGGCAGCAAAGTCCGGTCATCCCGGTGGACCGCTTGGTCTTGCCGATATATATGCAGTATTATATAAGAAAGTACTAAAGCATGATCCCAAGAATCCAAACTGGGAAGGAAGAGATCGATTGATCCTTTCAAACGGACATGTATGTGCAGTCCGTTATGCGGCGATGGGACTATCTGGATATTTCCCCGAAGAAGATCTATTAACATTTAGAAACATCAATTCGAGATTACAAGGACATCCATCAACTCGATATATGGAAGGATTAGAAAGTTCTAGCGGATCTCTAGGACAAGGATTGTCTGTATCGGTTGGTCTTGCACTTGGTGCTAGATTAAAAGGTGAGAAGCATAAGATCTATACTTGCATATCTGATGGAGAATGTGGAGAAGGAATGACTTGGGAAGCAGCTCAATCTGCTGTTCATTATAAAACAGACAACCTAATTGCTTTCATGGATAGAAATTTCATTCAGATTGATGGCAATACCGAAGAAGTGATGAGACTTGAACCTCTTGGTGAGAAGTTTAGAACTTTTGGTTGGAATGTTATTGATGCGAACGGACATAATGTTTCAGAAATCATTGAAGCATTTGAAAAAGCTGCTACACATAAAGGTTCACCAACACTTATTGTATTCAAAACTACATTAGGTAAAGGGGTTTCCTATATGGAGAACCAACCTAAATGGCATGGCACACCTCCATCCAAAGAACAAGAAGAAGAAGCACTAAAAGAATTAGTTCATTCTTGA